From a region of the Triticum aestivum cultivar Chinese Spring chromosome 7D, IWGSC CS RefSeq v2.1, whole genome shotgun sequence genome:
- the LOC123166934 gene encoding uncharacterized protein: MAKVFDASEKVYPYLRDYHNLLWMRCMFNPAIKCDYINNNLVECFNAWGRDIKDLPIDQLADKIREMIMELFRKRRMIGERFTGIILPFVIHQLNAKTRGLGHLKAKASADWSGEVKNANKEDERHVVKTLTHECKCLQWQHTGKPCDHALAFINVLQARNFVNMEDYVHEYYSVSRFRAAYEGVIEPLTDKNQWPHVDTGFVLRPPIPIGKKKGAGRTRKQRIKSWWEGGSRKGSLNKCKKCEEVGHREAGCPQNGTKKRKSRGKKNQSPWFDVSVSNAVPSTPTKSKNDATCSSPGAVTRSQAAAQASPGPVTRSQAATPPPKPPTKEKKKKMTPKRKKLSDL; this comes from the exons ATGGCAAAGGTATTTGATGCATCTGAGAAAGTATATCCTTACCTTAGGGATTACCATAATCTGTTATGGATGAGGTGCATGTTCAACCCTGCCATCAAGTGTGACTACATAAATAACAATCTTGTCGAGTGCTTCAACGCTTGGGGGCGAGATATCAAGGACTTGCCGATTGATCAGCTAGCTGATAAGATTAGAGAGATGATTATGGAACTGTTTAGAAAAAGAAGAATGATTGGAGAAAGATTTACAGGGATAATACTTCCATTTGTCATACACCAACTAAATGCAAAGACTCGAGGACTAGGTCATCTCAAGGCTAAAGCATCAGCTGATTGGAGTGGGGAAGTGAAAAATGCTAACAAAGAGGATGAAAGACATGTGGTCAAAACTCTCACACATGAGTGTAAATGTCTGCAATGGCAGCACACGGGCAAGCCTTGCGACCATGCACTAGCCTTCATAAATGTCTTGCAAGCTCGCAACTTTGTTAACATGGAGGACTATGTACATGAGTACTACTCAGTTAGCAGATTTAGGGCAGCATATGAAGGTGTAATTGAGCCCCTTACGGACAAGAATCAATGGCCACACGTGGACACAGGCTTTGTGTTGCGTCCACCAATTCCAAtaggcaagaagaaaggtgctggAAGAACAAGAAAACAGAGGATAAAGAGTTGGTGGGAAGGTGGATCAAGGAAAGGATCCTTGAACAAATGCAAAAAATGCGAGGAGGTAGGACATAGAGAAGCTGGTTGTCCTCAAAATGGAACAAAGAAAAG GAAAAGTAGGGGGAAAAAGAATCAATCTCCATGGTTTGATGTTTCAGTTAGCAATGCCGTTCCATCTACACCAACCAAGAGCAAGAATGATGCCACTTGTAGCAGTCCTGGAGCTGTCACAAGAAGCCAAGCTGCAGCTCAAGCTAGTCCTGGACCTGTCACAAGGAGCCAAGCTGCTACCCCACCACCAAAACCTccaacaaaagaaaagaagaagaaaatgacacCTAAAAGGAAGAAATTAAGTGACCTGTGA